In Erpetoichthys calabaricus chromosome 6, fErpCal1.3, whole genome shotgun sequence, one genomic interval encodes:
- the LOC114653265 gene encoding LOW QUALITY PROTEIN: ras-related protein Rab-10-like (The sequence of the model RefSeq protein was modified relative to this genomic sequence to represent the inferred CDS: deleted 1 base in 1 codon) yields MDDGSDCLVLKIILVGDSLVGKTCILQRYIDNTFDHSYMSTIGIDFKVKTLHLNGRFVKLQIWDTAGQERFHSISTRYFRGAHGLLIIYDITNALSFDNVTGWMKDVNANAGENVDRVILGNKCDLEETRVVSKERGEKLAWECGVHFFETSAKNNINIEKAFSALVEGIMNKSSSYTPRTDVVNLKKSDRKKCCNR; encoded by the exons ATGGATGACGGCTCGGACTGTTTAGTGTTGAAAATAATTTTGGTCGGAGACTCCTTGGTGGGGAAGACGTGCATACTGCAAAGATACATTGATAACACCTTTGATCATTCGTACATGTCCACTATCG GTATTGACTTTAAGGTTAAGACCTTACACCTCAATGGCAGATTCGTTAAACTCCAGATCTG GGACACGGCG GGCCAGGAGAGGTTTCACTCCATCTCGACTCGCTACTTCCGAGGAGCGCACGGCCTTCTGATCATCTATGATATCACCAACGCCCTCAGCTTCGACAACGTCACGGGATGGATGAAGGACGTGAATGCG aatgCTGGGGAAAATGTCGATAGAGTCATTTTGGGGAACAAGTGTGACCTGGAAGAGACGCGAGTGGTCTCTAAAGAGAGAGGAGAAAAG ttggcttGGGAGTGTGGAGTACATTTCTTTGAAACAAGTGCAAAAAATAATATCAACATTGAAAAGGCCTTTTCAGCATTAGTGGAAGGCATCAtgaataag AGTTCTTCCTACACACCGAGGACTGATGTGGTTAACCTTAAAAAAAGTGACAGGAAGAAATGTTGTAACAGATAA